GTGCGGATTGTGCTTCTTCAGATCACATCGGTCGGATTATGGGGCGAAGGGGTGTCAACCATGGTGCTTCCGCCTCGGTTCACCGTGGTGCACGTGCCATCGTCAGTATGCGTTCTTAATTTCCAACATTTTTTTCTTTTGGGACATTTGCAATGAGTTTTTTTGCATTTAAAGATTCCCACCCCTCCCCCGCCTAAAAATATCTAGCGAAAACTGATCACCGATTTTGCTTGCGGGCGCGCACAGCTGGAGCGTGGAGTGCCGCTCCATCCAAAGACCACCGATCGGACACCCGGCTTTCCGCGCGAGCGCATGCATCAGCAGATAGGCTgatgcgcgcacacacacaatggAACGCAGCAGCTTGTAATATATCTATCCAACCTCTCGTACACGCACCTACTGATATACGCCTCGTTCGAGAGCCCGAAGCTAGCTATAGCTTCGCCCGAATCGAACATGGGAGAACACCACCTCCCGCCGGAGCCAGCCGACCACCACAAAGGCGGGAAGGCCATCCACGCCGATGACCTGAAGCCCGCCCGCGGCCGCCGCTACAGCTACTACGGCAGCACGGGCTCCCGCGGGGCCCTGAGCACCATCTGCTCCGTCCTTCTGCTTCTAATCCTCCTCGCCGGCGTCATCGCGCTCGTGCTCTACCTCGTGTACCGCCCCAACAGCCCGGCCTTcaccgtcaccaacatcgccgtctACTCGCTCTCCAACGTCACCGGCCCCTCCGCGGGCCTGCCGGCCGCGGGTGCCCGGGCGCCGAACGCCGTGGCGGCGTCGTTCCAGTGCGCCCTCGTCATCCGCAACCCCAGCGGGCGGTCGTCCGCGCGGTACGACCGGCTGACGGCGTACGTGGTGTACCGCGGGGAGGCCATCACGGCGCCGGCGGAGATGCCGCCGCTGGTGCAGGACCCGGACAGCGCGGTGGTGGTGGCGCCCGTGATCGGGGGCGGCGGGGCGGCCCCTGTGCCCGTGTCGCCGGAGACCGCGGCGGCCCTGGCCAACGACGTGTCCTACGGCGTGGTGTCGCTGCGGGTGGTGCTGCTCGGCCGCGTGCGGTTCGTGTCCGGGCCGTTCCGGACCGGGTGGCGCTCCATGTACGCGCGCTGCGACCTGCTCGTCGGCGTCCGGAAGGCCCCGGGCAGCGTCGGCGCCGCCGGTGTCCCCGAGGCGCCGCTGTTCGGTAACCCCTCCTGCAACGTCGATGTGTGATATTACCGGCAGCCCCGCCCGCGCCATAATTACATTGCATTGGACAAACACCATGGCCGTGCGTCCGCGTGCTCCCTTCACCCGTCGTGGTTTGTATGCCAAAAAATGTACTCCAATAACATGCAATGTATTTACTTCGTAAAGATCTCAATTCGCCTAGTACTATCAACGACAACGAgcaacccgcaaaaaaaaaaaacgacAACGAGCAGGAGCTGTACATCACCTGCAAGCATTTATGAGTTCCAATGGTGGCTGAAACTCATCGGCATCGGCAGTTTGGAGTTTTCTTCTTTCATCGGCGGCAATCATGGCTTCCATTTTGAGCACGACACAAGAGACGCGCACAACAAATAATTCTTTTTTTAGGCAAGAGACGCGCAACCGAAGAGCGAGCACCGACTGCGAGAGCCCACGGTGTTCCCCGCAGCCCACAGGCTAAGGAAAAAGGAAAATGGCACCATGCGCTGTGTGGGCATTATTGGATGATGAGCTCGTAGAATATCTtagcgcatctccagtcgcgccCTTAAGAAGGCCTCCTAAATATTTTTTTGTCCGCCGGCACCAAAAAATTGATCCAGTCACGCTCCCAAAAGCccagttttcgccggctcgggtcgaaattggcgccggcggacccaacccgaacccggcgcgctgggggtcgctcgggggcgccgggcgaatcatTTTTGGCGTGAAGAGCCGCGGGTCCGCCGCGTCAGCGAGTCTACTCTCTTCtcgccccttcgtcgtcctcatcgcctcgtttcccgcggcgaattaaTGCCAAAGCTggcgcgcgctgccgcgccggtcagcctccattgatgcctcacgggcggcgcagtgaaggctggGCGACGCATCCCTCGGCCGCCATGCAATCACGCCACGCGTAGCGCGCCGGCCAAGCCTACCATGCGGTGTCTCCGCCTATAAAAGCCGACTGCAAGCGCGCCGGAGAGACTCACCCCGATCATCCACCGACGACGCGCTCATTTCTCCTCCTTTCCTTCTCTCGCCGTCACCAGTTGAGAAAGCATGGCCGAGCGTTTCCCAGGCGACGGCACGGCGGCGAACAGATTCGGGCGCCATCATCtgcacgaggacgaggctcgcctccttttcgaggccgagtacccggtcccgccggacatgcgggtgcccgaggCGTGGAgtatcagcgccggcggcgtgccggtgtccccggtacccaccggcgcggcgcggtGTGCGGAGATTgcacgcatccgctcgtccctgccgcgtgcggcgagggaggggccccggtacgtccccgacagcccaatctgggagccgtacttccgccgccgccacgacgagcagctcgaggccaccaacggcgtcgtgccctccggcaggttcaacgccgccggccggcgtcgatggtggggcgtgcccgggcgcatgTTGGAGTCCGtcttcgagtacatcgagggcggcaacacgccgcgcctcgagtaccccgctcccccgtccttctcacgccgccggggccgtcgggg
The sequence above is a segment of the Triticum dicoccoides isolate Atlit2015 ecotype Zavitan chromosome 1A, WEW_v2.0, whole genome shotgun sequence genome. Coding sequences within it:
- the LOC119297162 gene encoding NDR1/HIN1-like protein 1 gives rise to the protein MGEHHLPPEPADHHKGGKAIHADDLKPARGRRYSYYGSTGSRGALSTICSVLLLLILLAGVIALVLYLVYRPNSPAFTVTNIAVYSLSNVTGPSAGLPAAGARAPNAVAASFQCALVIRNPSGRSSARYDRLTAYVVYRGEAITAPAEMPPLVQDPDSAVVVAPVIGGGGAAPVPVSPETAAALANDVSYGVVSLRVVLLGRVRFVSGPFRTGWRSMYARCDLLVGVRKAPGSVGAAGVPEAPLFGNPSCNVDV